The genomic stretch ATTCATGGATGGGAAACAAGCCTGTGAACGAATGGTAGGTCTTAGAGGTTATGGTAGTATTTTATTGGTGAAAGTCATATATAAAGTCATATATGCTCAATTCATGATAATTACAATTAGATATCCTAACAACGACCTTTTTAGCCTAGCAAAATACGGCCAAGGAGTTGGAACAGGTGTCAGTCCAATCAGAATGAAGGCTTCTCTCAGCTAATAGTGGGACTATTACTGAGGTAAACTATGGAGTTAAACTATGGTACCGACCATCGGGACAGCAATGAACTGTCTGACTGTGAAGAAGGAACTCTTGTGGTGGTTTCTATGACATTTGGGCTCAGGGCTGTACTGGTAGCACAGCGGTATTCAGAGGCGTTATTACCGTCTGCATCAGGATCCGATCCTACGATGCTGTGGTCCTTGGCCAATCGTGCTCCTGAGCCTTAAGGTTTTCTAcagctgtggctgcaaatgCTTATCTCCAGGAAGTTGGTGGACATGGTGGTTACACTCAGTGTCGCTATCACCCCCACTTTGGTCTGTTGTGGGACTTGTGTGATGCTGGTTGATTGGTGTTGTGTCTTCCCTCATGCTTTGGAAGCGGCTACATTTTCCCAAGACACCTGTGTCATCGTCCTGATCTCTTGCATCCAGGGGTCACATGGGCACACGTACACATGAGGGACGGTTCTGTAAAACTAAGGCCTGGAAGGTAACGCTTTCCTCCCAAGCCTGGTAGAGTTTTGCATCTGTCAAACGTCACCAAGTCGTCACTGGGATGGACATGAGGAGCATGTTTAATCTTGACCATTGAGCCATTTCATCCGTAGTAGAAGAGGATTCCTCTCGCAGTGCCTGACAgagctaaccctgaccctaacctaaccctaaaccctaactaaaccctaaccctctaacactaacccctaaccctctaacactaacccctaaccctaaaccctaacccctaactaaaccctaaccctctaacactaacccctaaccctctaacactaacccctaaccctaaaccctaacccctaactaaaccctaacctaacccctaactaacccctaactctaaccctaacctaacctaaccctcaccctctaacactaaccctaacctaaccctaacccttcctgacagagctaaccctgaccctaacctaaccctaaaccctaactaaaccctaaccctctaaccctaaaccctaactaacccctaactaaaccctaaccctctaacactaacccctaaccctctaacactaacccctaaccctaaaccctaacccctaactaaaccctaaccctctaacactaacccctaacctaaccctcaccctctaacactaaccctaacctaaccctaacccttcctgacagagctaaccctgaccctaacctaaccctaaaccctaactaaaccctaaccctctaacactaacccctaaccctctaacactaaccctaacctaaccctcaccctctaacactaaccctaacctaaccctaacccttcctgacagagctaaccctgaccctaacctaaccctaaaccctaacccctaactaaaccctaaccctctaaccctaaccctaacctaaccctcaccctctaacactaaccctaacctaaccctaacccttcctgacagagctaaccctaaccactaaaccctaaacctaaccccaaacccctaaccctctaaccctaaccctaatccgctaaccctaaccctaactaacccctaactctaaccctaacctaagctaaccctaacctagtcATCTGACTCCGGGAGTTTGTCCTCTGGCAGGGTCACAGGCAGAagcaggacccagatgcagcacACAAACTACGGAGGAGATCTCAAATTGTGAATGAATTCCAGACTAGGCCCAACTAGATTTAGCTAGCAGCAAAAGCAACGCTTGGTTCAGCAGGACATGGAGACTCTGGCGTGTCTAAagtttctccacctcctcttggCTCTGGCCAGAATGATGCTGGTTTTATTATTGCACAGTTCTGAATTACTGGCCCGGTTCTTTGCTCACCCGGGGTACCGTTATGTTGTGACGCATCTGAAGGGTTGAGACCTCTGGGGTTCCCATGCTTTCCTTTGACTTTGAGACAAAGAAAGCCAGGTGGTAACTGGGGTATGGAGGGCGAACCACAGATCCAGGTCCCAGCACACCTTTAGGTACTGATCCAATAGAGAGACAGGGACCAGACGCATTAGTGCTCTGCAGGTAGCTCGCGGCTAACGCCAACAGGCTGTAGCCTGTAGCAGAGACCGAACTCTGGAGGTGGTATTAGCGAGATGAAGTGAATGATGAGTGTGGTGATGAGAGTTGAGATGAGACCTCCCATTCACCACCTCATCTGCCTTTAAACGTGAGGCTTCTTCAGCAGGCCGTGCAGTCATATGTGATGTCCTGAAAATGAATAACTCCGCCCACATGTTTGAACAGATCCACGCCCTGGAGCTGGACCCAAACCTTTTCCGTATTGGTCAGAGTAAGATTTTCTTCCGAACTGGCGTTTTGGctcatctggaggaggagagagatctGAAGATCACTGATATAATCATCTACTTCCAGTCTGCCTGCCGTGGATACCTGGCACGCAGGTAAAGGGCAGATTCAACCGCCTGCTTGTTTCTTAGTAATAACACATCTTAGTATTTCATTTTCACAGTGACCTGAACAAGCGTTGGAGAAAAACGTTCATGCTGAACTTTGTGAATTGAGCTTTTTCCACTGTTTCACATTCACTTTTTCCCACTGGTGTTTAGAGCCTTTGCAaagaagcagcaacagctgagTGCCCTCAAAGTTCTGCAGCGCAACTGTGCTGCCTACCTGAAGCTGCGCCACTGGCAGTGGTGGAGGCTCTTCACCAAGGTAAGGCTTCACAGGGGCCTTCACAGGGGCCATCATAGGGGCCATACACAGGGGCCTTCACAGGGGCCTTCAGAGGGGCCTTCACAGGGGCCTTCAGAGGGGCCATACAGAGGGGCCTTCACAGGGGCCTTCACAGGGGCCTTCAGAGGGGCCATACAGAGGGGCCTTCAGAGGGGCCTTCATAGGGGCCTTCGGAGGGGCCTTCACAGGGGCCTTCACAGGGGCCTTCATAGGGGCCTTCAGAGGGGCCTTCAGAGGGGCCTTCACAGGGGCCTTCAGAGGGGCCTTCAGAGGGGCCTTCGGAGGGGCCTTCACAGGGGCCTTCGGAGGGGCCTTCACAGGGGCCTTCACAGGGGCCTTCGGAGGGGCCTTCAGAGGGGCCTTCACAGGGGCCTCACAGGGGCCTACAGAGGGGCCTTCAGAGTTGTTCAGGAATGCAAATCATCATCATTCTGATTTCGTTTGTCCACGTTTTTCATCCATCACTTACATTTGTGGATGTGTCTCAGGTCCGTTTCCGGAGTATCTGTAGTATCCGTGATGtactaaataaagaaataatatttagggataaaaaataaaataaaggtgaCAGAACGagagtaaacacacaaacagttgCAGCgaatattctttaaaaaaagccaaattGCGTTTAACACTGTGGTGGTTCTGCACCAGCCTGAGTAGCCAAAGCTGAAggctcctggacctcctggatgAGGGGACAAACAAGCACCAGCCTGGGTGTGAGCGTCCCCACAGGATCTTCACAGCTTGGGAGGCACCAAGCTGTAGATTTAGACTTTTCCTTCCTTCATACCTTTAGGTGAAGCCGTTGCTGCAGGTCaccaggcaggaggaggagatgcaaGCCAAAGATgaagagctgatgaaggtgaaggagAAGCAGTTGAAGGTGGAGAATGAGCTGGTAGAAATGGAGAGTAAACACCAACAGGTAAACATCTCTTCTGTTGTTCTGAAATATGATCCACAGGAAGGATCAGTCATTTCTATTAATTAGCCAGTTTGTGCTCTGAGCTACATTCTTCTTGTAATGAGACTGATCTGTTCTCCAGCTACTagaagaaaagaacattttagcGGAGCAGCTCCATGCTGAGACCGAGCTGTTTgcagaagctgaggagatgagGGTCCGTCTGCTTACGAGGAAGCAGGAACTGGAGGAGATCCTGAATGACCTTGAGTcaagggtggaggaagaggaggagaggaaccagagtcttcagaatgaaaaaaagaggatgCAGGCGCACATTCAGGTGTTTCTCTCAACAAACATTCCCAGGGATGCACGTAATGAGAAATATCAAATATCCTTTCTGTCTTCTcacaggacctggaggagcagctggatgaagaggaagctgTAAGGCAGAAGTTACAGCTGGATAAAGTTACAGCTGACGCAAAGATaaagaaaatggaggaggacaatctgctgctggaggaccaGAACTCCAAATTACTTAAGGTTTGTAAGGTTGTGGATCAACATGCTGGATAATGTGCAGAGTCCCTCGCTCTACGGAACGCTGCTGTCAGCAGGATTCTCTCAGTTGGAGCGACCCGCCagcagtctgctcctctcagcaggaggtcagatggTTCCAACACCTGTTGGAGCGACCCGCCagcagtctgctcctctcagcaggaggtcagatggTTTAGCACCTGTTGGAGCGACCCGCCagcagtctgctcctctcagcaggaggtcagatggTTCCAGCACCTGTTGGAGCGACCCGCCagcagtctgctcctctcagcaggaggtcagatggTTTAGCACCTGTTGGAGCGACCCGCCagcagtctgctcctctcagcaggaggtcagatggTTTAGCACCTGTTGGAGCGACCCGCCagcagtctgctcctctcagcaggaggtcagatggTTCCAGCACCTGTTGGAGCGACCCGCCagcagtctgctcctctcagcaggaggtcagatggTTCCAGCACCTGTTGGAGCGACCCGCCagcagtctgctcctctcagcaggaggtcagatggTTCCAGCACCTGTTGGAGCGACCCGCCagcagtctgctcctctcagcaggaggtcagatggTTCCAGCACCTGTTGGAGCGACCCACCagcagtctgctcctctcagcaggaggtcagatggTTTAGCACCTGTTGGAGCGACCCGCCagcagtctgctcctctcagcaggaggtcagatggTTCCAGCACCTGTTGGAGCGACCCGCCagcagtctgctcctctcagcaggaggtcagacgGTTCCAGCACCTGTTGGAGCGACCCCCagcagtctgctcctctcagcaggaggtcagatggTTCCAGCACCTGTTGGAGCGACCCGCCagcagtctgctcctctcagcaggaggtcagatggTTCCAGCACCTGTTGGAGCGACCCGCCagcagtctgctcctctcagcaggaggtcagatggTTTAGCACCTGTTGGAGCGACCCGCCagcagtctgctcctctcagcaggaggtcagatggTTCCAGCACCTGTTCCAGCACCTGTTGGAGCGACCCGCCagcagtctgctcctctcagcaggaggtcagacgGTTCCAGCACCTGTACCAGCACCTGTTGGAGCGTCGGGTCAAATCCCCGCTCTTCCAACAGGCCGACAGTGTTGCCACGAATCACCGTGTCCTCCTCAGAGCTCTTCTCTGTGGATGCTGAGCAGACCTCATGATCTTGCTAGTGTGATGCCATGATCGAGAAGACAAAGGTGTGCCACATCACTACTCTGCTGTGGGCACACAGGTGACTCCCCCAGCATGATGCACCTCCATGAAAGCCGTTGTAGCTCCACATTTGATTAGTTTGACTGGAGAAACTGGGGGAACGTCTCTGCTGTTCAGGGCAGGAAGGCTGATCTTATGAGGGTGGACCAAACCTTTGCTCCACGTGGGGATCTGAGTGAGCAGCTCTGGAAGTTCCCCAACGACCGCCTGTTGTCAGGCTGTCCAACACCAGGTCATCTCGGTGCTTTAGCAGGACAACGTGGGCGGACCAGGCCGCAGATGCCCCAGGCTGCTTGCAGGGTTATTTGATGGGGCAAAATGCTGCAACAAGCCTCTAAGGTGTCGACGAGACTCGTGCGGATCCGGGACAACGAAGGACGTTGGTGCAGCGTGAAGCTGAATATTCAAACATGTGTTTATTTTCCAACAGGAGAAGAAGCTCCTGGATGACAGGATCAGTGAGATGAGTTCCCAGCTGACggaagaggaggacaaaacaaAGAACCTCAGCAAGCTGAAGAACAAGCAGGAGATGATGATCGTTGAGCTGGAGGGTGAGGGACTCGCACCATCACGCTGTTGGTGGTCAATCCTTGAGACAAAGACCACACTTTGAAGTGTTCTCCATTGATAAAAATACCTTCAGATAAAGTTGATTTCTAATGTCTTCTACACGTGAGCTCATCTCCAGGTGCATCTCCAAGAGCGTATCTGAGATGTCGTAACATCGCTGGTGTTCGCTGGTCATGGCCAAACTTCAACAGATCTCTGAAGTGATCACGTTGAGCAGATTTCATGCAGACTTTGAGGATCTTCTTCTGCCTTTACGTCCTTCAGAGCATctaaagaaggaggagaaaacgCGTCAGGAGCTTGAGAAGGCCAAACGTAAGCTGGACTCTGAGATGACGGACCTCCAGGACCAGATCGTCGAGTTGCAGACTCAGACAGAAGAAATGAGGATTCAGCTGGCagtaaaagaggaggagatgcagtCTGCTCTGTCCAGGTCAGTTACCGTGGCAACACTGAAAACCTTGTTGTAGTCATCCCGTCTGAACTTGCAGAACATTTGGACCACACCTGAACCAGCTCAGTGTGTTGGCACCATAGTCTGAGGGTCCACCAACAACTTCAGAATAAAGGCCAGGCGAGGTTGCAAAGTCACTCTTGTGCTCCCTGAACAGAACTTGGTACCTGTCTGGGTCCCAGACCCTGGCCCCTATTGCTCTGGTCTCAGGGCCCCTGTTGCTCTGGTCTCAGGGCCCCTGTTGCTCTGGTCTCAGGGCCCCTGTGCTCTGGTCTCAGGGCCCCTGTTGCTCTGGTCTCAGGGCCCCTGttgctctggtctcagagccCCTGTTGCTCTGGTCTCAGCGCCCCTGTTGCTCTGGTCTCAGAGTCTCTGttgctctggtctcagagccCCTGTTGCTCTGGTCTCAGGGCCCCTGTTGCTCTGGTCTCAGGGCCCCTGTTGCTCTGGTCTCAGGGCCCCTGTTGCTGGTCTCAGGGCCCCTGTTGCTCTGGTCTCAGGGCCCCTGTTGCTCTGGTCTCAGGGCCCCTATTGCTCTGGTCTCAGGGCCCCTGTTGCTCTGGTCTCAGAGTCTCTGTTGCTCTGGTCTCAGGGCCCCTGTTGCTCTGGTCTCAGGGCCCCTGTTGCTCTGGTCTCAGGGCCTGAAGACCATTCATCCACGTTGCTTCTCAGCTCTTGGTTGTTGCATTTCCTAATCCAAGAAACCattggtttttaatttttttggtGTAGGCTTCTTGTAGTTTACCCCTCAAATTGtttaatttttccattttaatgttaACTAACCCATATATGGGTCAGGTTCAACCCATCTGTATTTCTGTGATAACAGCTGGAAGCAGCTGTACCGTCTTTCCCAACATCCTGATGGTGGAATCTTGTTGGCTCCTGCTCTGCTTTCTCTGGTTCTGAGGActctggatggagggatggtggatggatggatggttggtggatggatggatgatggatggagggaggggtggatggagggatggatggtggatggatggatggaggatgggtggatggatggatggtggatggagggatagatggatggagggatggatggatggatggaggggtggatggagggagggatggatggatggagggagggacggagggatggatggtggatggtggatggatggatggatggatggtggatggaggggtggatggagggagggatggatggaggggtggatggagggatgggtggatggatggagggatggatggtggatggagggatggatggagggatggatggtggatggatggatggagggatggatgggccctatataataataaataaaaactataTAAATAACGATTGGGACGTTGTTGCCCAAAAATCTTTCTGCCTGTTGCTGCAGCCAAAGACTGAGTGACCCCAGGATCTGTGAGTCCTGGTGTGGGTGACTGGAGGCTTCATCGTCCCTGGAACCCAAAGAATCCTCTTCATTGGCCAACTTGTTTTCTGTCCAATTAGGAGTGATGATGAAACAGCCCAGAAGAACAACGCTCTGAAGCAGATCCGAGAGCTTCAGGCCCACCTGGCTGAGCTTCAAGAGGATCTGGAGTCTGAGAAGATATGTCGCACTAAAGCAGAGAAACTCAAGAGGGACCTcagtgaggagctggaggccctgaagacGGAGCTGGAGGACACCCTGGacaccacagcagcccagcaggagctCAGGTGACCAGCTTCAACACTTGCATTTGGGACCTGGCAGAAGATGTGCAGACAACACGTACGTgaactttttcatttttatttgcagaACCAAACGGGAGCAAGAAGTCGCCGAGCTGAAGAAGGCCATCGAGGAGGAGACGAAAAACCACAACGTCCAGGTCCAGGAAAtgagacagagacacagcagtgtgctggaggagctgtctgagcagctggagcaggccAAGAGGGTGAGTCcatctcctgctccacctgcagctctcaTCTCGGAGCTCCACGGAAGAAACGCACAGCTCGTCTCTCCTGCGTTAGTTCAAAGGCTCCTTGGAGAAAAGCATCCAGAATCTGGAGAGTGACAACAAAGACCTGGCGTGTGAGGTGAAGAGCGTGCAGCAGGCGAGGGCCGAGTCCGAGTccaggaggaagaaggtggagtctcagctgcaggagctgctgtccaGAGCTGCTGAGGCCGAGAGGACCAAGGCAGAGCTGAGCCAACGCTCCAACAGGCTCCAGGTACCGGCCCAGTCGCCACGCACACAGAACCTGCTGCGGCGCACGGTCCTGAGACGGCCCTGAAACCTGGCCACCAACGCCACGGGTCGCCATCACCGTTACAGCCCACAAAAACGGGCTTTTTGGAACCTTTTATTCTTGTTCCATAAATAATTTGGAATGAATGGAAAAGGTCACGTAATGTTGACCCCTGCTGGAGGTCCCACAGCTTCAAACAGGAACACCgttagaaccctaaccccctaaccccaaccctaaccccccaaccccctaaccccaaccccctaaccctaaccctaaccctaaccctaacccacagcTTCAAACAGGAACACCGTTagaaccccaacccctaacccccaacccctaaccccctaaccctaaccccctaaccctaacccctaaccccctaaccctaaccccctaacccctaaccctaaccctaacccctaaccctaacccctaaccctaaccccctaaccccaaccccctaaccccaaccccccaaccccctaacccctaacccctaacctaaccctaaccccccaaccccctaacccctaaccctaaccccctaaccccctaaccagGAACATTACTGTAGAACGTAGCCCAACGGGACCCGAACTGCTGAGCAAGCCTCCATGACTCAGTCTTCCACTGATAACCAGCCCTCAGATAACTAACTAGGTGGTCCAAATCAGTGGCTTCTGGATTTTCTTCAGCAGTTTGAGTCCCATTCAGAGCTGACAGGCCTCATGGTGACCATGACCTCGCTCATCAGCTCCCACATCGTTTAACTTAAACCCACTTAAATTCACCCTGAGTAGGATAGTGGGACATCCGCATGTACTGGATCAGGTTTGGGATGGATCAGATACAGGATGGATCAGGGTTGGGATGGATCAGGGTTGGGATGGATCAGGTTTGGGATGGATCAGATACAGGATGGATCAGGGTTGGGATGGATCAGATACAGGATGGATCAGGGTTGGGATGGATCAGATACAGGATGGATCAGGGTGGGATGGATCAGGTTTGGGATGGATCAGTTTGGGATGGATCAGGGTTGGGATGGATCAGATACAGGATGGATCAGGTTGGGATGGATCAGATACAGGATGGATCAGGGTTGGGATGAATCAGATACAGGATGGATCAGGGTTGGATGGATCAGGGTTGGGATGGATCAGATACAGGATGGATCAGGGTTGGGATGGATCAGATACAGGATGGATCAGATACAGGATGGATCAGGGTTGGGATGGATCAGATACAGGATGGATCAGATACAGGATGGATCAGGGTTGGGATGGATCAGATACAGGATGGATCAGGGTTGGGATGGATCAGATACAGGTGGATCAGGGTTGGGATGGATCAGATACAGGGTGGATCAGGGTTGGGATGGATCAGATACAGGGTGGATCAGGGTGGGATGGATCAGGTTGGGATGGATCAGGGTTGGGATGGATCAGATACAGGGTGGATCAGGGTTGGGATGGATCAGGGTTGGGATGGATCACACAGTCCAGGTTCCTGTCTAAccctctctcctgcctcagGTGGATCTGGACCACATGTCCAGTTTGCTGGAAGAGTCAGAAAAGTCGGGAGTGAAACTGACCAAAGAAGTCGACAAGCTGAACAGCAAACTGCAGGACCTGGAGGTACGGATGAGCCTGCCACAGGGtttggggttaaaggtcaaaggtcactgtgCTCACTAAGGTGTGCGTCCtgctcaggagctgctgcaggaggagacgcGTCAGAAGCTGAATCTGAGCAGCCAAATCCgccagctggaggtggaaaaGAGCACgttggtggagcagcaggaggaggaggaggaggctcgccagaacctggagaagcagctgcagacGCTGCAGGCTCAGGTAGAGTCCAGCACCTTCACCAACGTTCTGTTGACCACTAAAGGACGTGTTCTCAATGGCTCCAGCTGTTGGAGAgcaagaagaagctggaggaggatgtTGGGGTCATGGAgggcctggaggagctcaagaGAAAGCTCCAGAAAGATGTAGAGCTGGCCCATCAGCGCACAGAGGAGAAGACCACAGCCATGGACAAGATGGAGAAGACCAAGAACCGGCTGCAGCAAGAACTGGATGATCTGATGGTGGACCTGGACCACCAGAGGCAGATTGTTTCCAATCttgaaaagaaacagaagaagttTGATCAGGTAGTGTAACACAAGCACACGTTCAGGCTGATCCAATACGCTTCGTGGAGTCTGGTGGACCATCCTTGATCCCTTTTTTAAGCTGCTGGCTGAGGAGAAGACCGTCTCCGCTCGTTACGCTGAGGAGCGCGATCGTGCAGAGGCTGAGGCCCGAGAGAAGGAGACCAAAACTCTGGCCATGACCAGAGCTCTGGAGGAGGCCTTGGATGctaaagaggagctggagcggttCAACAAACAGCTCCGGACTGAAATGGAGGATCTGATGAGCTCCAAGGACGATGTGGGGAAAAACGTAAGCTGCCCCATGAGAGgcctcctgctggtgtttgaAGCTCCCTGACCAGTCAGAAGGTTGCCACCTACGCTGGCTGAATGCTTGATTGATCTGCTCTCATTCCTGCAGGTCCACGAGCTGGAGAAGTCCAAACGAACACTTGAGCAACAAGTGGAAGAGATGAGAACTCagctggaggagttggaggatgAGCTGCAGGCCACAGAAGACGCCAAGCTGCGTCTGGAGGTCAACATGCAGGCCATGAAGGCTCAGTTTGACCGAGACCTGCAGGCCAGAGAGGAACAGGGCGAAGAGAAGAAACGCGCCCTCATTAAACAGGTACCAGGAACCAGCTGACGAGGTTCTCACTGTCAGAGCGTCTCGTCTCGACAGCTACCAGGTGTCTTCTGAACGCAGGTGCGAGagatggaggcggagcttgaggatgagaggaaacagagagCTTTGTCTGCTGCTGGCaagaagaagctggagctgGATCTGAACGAGCTGGAGGGCCAGATGGAAGCTGTGACCAAAGGCAGAGACGAGGCTGTAAAACAGCTGCGCAAACTCCAGGTgctctgctggttcctctgttCCTCGTCCCAGATGAAGGAGCATCTTTCTAGATGTTGGACAGATGAAAGTGTTACAGTCTGTAGTTTGAATGTCCGAGGTTGAACCTCGGCCCACTGACTCTTCCCTGGGTTGACAGGCTCAGATGAAGGACTACCAGAAAGAGTTGGACGAGGCCAGAGCTTCCAGAGACGAGATCTTCACCCAATCCAAGGAAAatgagaagaagctgaagagtcTGGAAACAGAAATTCTGCAACTGCAGGAGGTTAAATCCAGTTTATtggaggagctcctcaatcaATGTGTGACTGTCTTTGATGGAGGTCCAGAACAGATGATGTTCCTGTTGTCTGTAGGAGCTCGCCGCTTCAGAGAGAGCCCGTCGGCACGCCGAGCAGGAGAAGGACGAACTGGCCGAGGAGGTCTCCAACAGCGCCTCTGGAAAGTCAGTGTGGAAGCAGTTTGGACAGGTTGGAAGGTTGAGTGTGAGTCAGGTGGAATAAAGGCGCTGCCTGCAGGTcgttcctgctggaggagaagaggagactGGAGGCTCGCATCgctcacctggaggaggagctggaggaagaacaaGGGAACATGGAGCTGCTCAACGATCGCCTCCGGAAGCTCAACCTGCAGGTGAGCGCCACCTGTTGGCCCGACAGCTGAGGCACGTTGGCATCATCCCTGTCGCTCTCTCGCAGGTGGACGGTCTCAGCGGCGACCTGGCGGCAGAACGCAGCGCCGGCCAGAAGTGCGAGAACGtccggcagcagctggagcgcCAGAACAAGGTG from Takifugu flavidus isolate HTHZ2018 chromosome 6, ASM371156v2, whole genome shotgun sequence encodes the following:
- the LOC130527270 gene encoding myosin-10-like isoform X3 codes for the protein MSQRSEQEDPEQYLFVDRALVYNPTAQADWTAKRLVWIPSERHGFEAASVGEERGDEVVVELAENGKKAVVNKDDIQKMNPPKFSKVEDMAELTCLNEASVLHNLKDRYYSGLIYTYSGLFCVVINPYKNLPIYSDNIIEMYRGKKRHEMPPHIYAISESAYRCMLQDREDQSILCTGESGAGKTENTKKVIQYLAHVASSHKGRKDHVPQPESPKPLKLQGELEHQLLQANPILESFGNAKTVKNDNSSRFGKFIRINFDVTGYIVGANIETYLLEKSRAIRQAKDERTFHVFYQLLAGAGEHLRSDLLLEGFNNYRFLSNGHVPIPGQQDKDNFQETMDAMHIMSFAHEEILSMLKVVSAVLQFGNIVFKNERNTEQASMPDNTAAQKLCHLLGMNVMEFSRAILSPRIKVGRDYVQKAQTKEQADFAVEALAKATYERLFRWLVHRVNRALDRTKRQGASFIGILDIAGFEIFQLNSFEQLCINYTNEKLQQLFNHTMFILEQEEYQREGIEWSFIDFGLDLQPCIDLIERPAHPPGVLALLDEECWFPKATDKTFVEKLIQEQGSHAKFQKPRQLKDKADFCIIHYAGKVDYKADEWLMKNMDPLNDNVATLLHQSADRFVAELWKDVDRIVGLDQVAGMSETAFGATYKTKKGMFRTVGQLYKESLTRLMATLRNTNPNFVRCIIPNHEKRAGRLEPHLVLDQLRCNGVLEGIRICRQGFPNRIVFQEFRQRYEILTPNAIPKGFMDGKQACERMIHALELDPNLFRIGQSKIFFRTGVLAHLEEERDLKITDIIIYFQSACRGYLARRAFAKKQQQLSALKVLQRNCAAYLKLRHWQWWRLFTKVKPLLQVTRQEEEMQAKDEELMKVKEKQLKVENELVEMESKHQQLLEEKNILAEQLHAETELFAEAEEMRVRLLTRKQELEEILNDLESRVEEEEERNQSLQNEKKRMQAHIQDLEEQLDEEEAVRQKLQLDKVTADAKIKKMEEDNLLLEDQNSKLLKEKKLLDDRISEMSSQLTEEEDKTKNLSKLKNKQEMMIVELEEHLKKEEKTRQELEKAKRKLDSEMTDLQDQIVELQTQTEEMRIQLAVKEEEMQSALSRSDDETAQKNNALKQIRELQAHLAELQEDLESEKICRTKAEKLKRDLSEELEALKTELEDTLDTTAAQQELRTKREQEVAELKKAIEEETKNHNVQVQEMRQRHSSVLEELSEQLEQAKRFKGSLEKSIQNLESDNKDLACEVKSVQQARAESESRRKKVESQLQELLSRAAEAERTKAELSQRSNRLQVDLDHMSSLLEESEKSGVKLTKEVDKLNSKLQDLEELLQEETRQKLNLSSQIRQLEVEKSTLVEQQEEEEEARQNLEKQLQTLQAQLLESKKKLEEDVGVMEGLEELKRKLQKDVELAHQRTEEKTTAMDKMEKTKNRLQQELDDLMVDLDHQRQIVSNLEKKQKKFDQLLAEEKTVSARYAEERDRAEAEAREKETKTLAMTRALEEALDAKEELERFNKQLRTEMEDLMSSKDDVGKNVHELEKSKRTLEQQVEEMRTQLEELEDELQATEDAKLRLEVNMQAMKAQFDRDLQAREEQGEEKKRALIKQVREMEAELEDERKQRALSAAGKKKLELDLNELEGQMEAVTKGRDEAVKQLRKLQAQMKDYQKELDEARASRDEIFTQSKENEKKLKSLETEILQLQEELAASERARRHAEQEKDELAEEVSNSASGKSFLLEEKRRLEARIAHLEEELEEEQGNMELLNDRLRKLNLQVDGLSGDLAAERSAGQKCENVRQQLERQNKDLKAKLAELEGAVKSKFKTSISALEAKIQQLEEQLEQEAKERAAANKNVRRSEKKLKEVMMQAEEERRHVEQYKEQVEKAQSRMKQLKRQLEEAEEEATRASASRRKLQRELDETSEASEALSREVSALKSRLRRGAPVSSFSGRSGLRSLNLDGASVEVSDEDADAQTGDFNDTQTANVG